The Flexivirga oryzae genome has a segment encoding these proteins:
- a CDS encoding FKBP-type peptidyl-prolyl cis-trans isomerase, with protein MPFDPNTTKPEIDFPGAEPPTELVIEDVSVGDGAEAQPGDQIKAHYVGVAWSSGEEFDASWNRGAPLDFQVGVGQVIPGWDQGIVGMKVGGRRKLVIPPHLGYGERGAGGSIGPNETLIFVVDLVSTNKPGAGRAFGLG; from the coding sequence ATGCCGTTCGACCCGAACACCACCAAGCCGGAGATCGACTTCCCGGGCGCCGAGCCGCCCACCGAGCTCGTGATCGAGGATGTCAGCGTCGGCGACGGCGCCGAGGCCCAGCCGGGCGACCAGATCAAGGCGCACTACGTGGGCGTCGCCTGGTCGTCGGGCGAGGAGTTCGACGCCTCCTGGAACCGCGGTGCACCGCTGGACTTCCAGGTCGGCGTCGGCCAGGTCATCCCGGGCTGGGACCAGGGCATCGTCGGCATGAAGGTCGGCGGCCGGCGCAAGCTGGTCATCCCGCCGCACCTGGGGTATGGCGAGCGCGGCGCCGGCGGCTCCATCGGCCCCAACGAGACGCTGATCTTCGTCGTCGACCTGGTCTCGACCAACAAGCCCGGCGCGGGACGGGCCTTCGGCCTCGGCTGA
- the pafA gene encoding Pup--protein ligase produces the protein MERRIFGIENEYGVTCTFDGQRRLTPDEVARYLFRKVVSWGRSSNVFLGNGSRLYLDVGSHPEYATPECDDVREAVIHDKAGERIIEGLVEEAQARLVEEGVDGKIFVFKNNTDSAGNSYGCHENYLISRSGEFQQISDILIPFLVSRQITCGAGKIAVLGHKPTYCVSQRADHIWEGVSSATTRSRPIINTRDEPHADAERFRRLHVIVGDSNMSETTTMLKLGSAHLVLRMIEDGVSMRDLSLENPIRAIREISHDITGQAPVRLANGRELSALQMQAEYFERARAYVDQRAITDDLTKKIMDLWERTLTAIDTDDLGMIDTEIDWVIKHKLLDQYSAKHGLALDDPRMLQLDLTYHDINRERGLFYLLQRRGKAARVCSDVEIFEAKTYPPQTTRAKLRGDFIRAAQAARRDFTVDWVHLKLNDQAQRTVLVKDPFSASDQRVERLIAGM, from the coding sequence ATGGAGCGGCGGATCTTCGGCATCGAGAACGAATACGGCGTCACCTGCACCTTCGACGGGCAACGACGGCTGACCCCTGACGAGGTCGCGCGCTACCTGTTCCGCAAGGTCGTCTCATGGGGCCGGTCGTCCAACGTCTTCCTCGGCAACGGATCACGGCTCTACCTCGACGTCGGCAGCCACCCCGAATACGCCACGCCCGAGTGCGACGACGTGCGCGAGGCGGTCATCCACGACAAGGCCGGCGAGCGGATCATCGAGGGCCTGGTCGAGGAGGCCCAGGCCCGGCTGGTCGAGGAGGGTGTCGACGGCAAGATCTTCGTCTTCAAGAACAACACCGACTCGGCCGGCAACTCCTACGGCTGCCACGAGAACTACCTGATCAGCCGGAGCGGGGAGTTCCAGCAGATCTCCGACATCCTGATCCCGTTCCTGGTGAGCCGGCAGATCACCTGCGGCGCGGGCAAGATCGCGGTGCTCGGCCACAAACCGACCTACTGCGTCAGCCAGCGCGCCGACCACATCTGGGAGGGCGTCAGCAGCGCCACGACCCGGTCGCGGCCGATCATCAACACCCGCGACGAGCCGCACGCCGACGCCGAGCGCTTCCGCCGGCTGCACGTCATCGTCGGCGACAGCAACATGAGCGAGACCACGACGATGCTCAAGCTCGGCTCGGCGCACCTGGTGCTGCGGATGATCGAGGACGGCGTGTCGATGCGTGACCTCAGCCTGGAGAACCCCATCCGCGCGATCCGTGAGATCAGTCACGACATCACCGGCCAGGCCCCCGTCCGGCTGGCCAACGGACGCGAGCTGTCCGCGCTGCAGATGCAGGCCGAGTACTTCGAGCGTGCTCGGGCGTATGTCGACCAGCGCGCGATCACCGACGACCTGACCAAGAAGATCATGGACCTGTGGGAGCGGACCCTCACCGCCATCGACACCGATGACCTGGGCATGATCGACACCGAGATCGACTGGGTCATCAAGCACAAGCTGCTCGATCAGTACTCCGCGAAACACGGTCTGGCGCTTGACGATCCGCGCATGCTGCAACTCGACCTGACCTATCACGACATCAACCGTGAGCGGGGCCTGTTCTACCTGCTGCAGCGCCGGGGCAAGGCCGCCCGGGTGTGCTCGGACGTCGAGATCTTCGAGGCCAAGACGTACCCGCCGCAGACCACCCGGGCCAAATTGCGCGGTGACTTCATCCGGGCCGCACAGGCGGCCCGGCGCGACTTCACCGTCGACTGGGTGCATCTGAAGCTGAACGACCAGGCGCAGCGCACCGTGCTCGTCAAGGACCCGTTCAGTGCCAGCGACCAACGGGTCGAAAGGCTCATCGCGGGGATGTAG
- a CDS encoding IMPACT family protein has translation MTYRTLATPCTGEIEVSRSRFLADVRRVETEEAAREVIAQVRAHHRDARHHCSAFVLGPDGRLQRSNDDGEPSGTAGAPILAALRGADLSDVVAVVTRWFGGTLLGTGGLTRAYAGAVDTALQDARVVTRELREQVDLPVPHTDAGRVESELRARGVTVVGTDYTDVATLHLSTTDPDGLDAHIAALTGGTAHGIRNGPRWADADG, from the coding sequence ATGACGTACCGGACCCTCGCCACGCCGTGCACCGGGGAGATCGAGGTCAGCCGGTCGCGGTTCCTGGCCGACGTACGCCGGGTGGAGACCGAGGAAGCGGCCCGCGAGGTCATCGCGCAGGTGCGGGCGCACCACCGGGACGCGCGCCACCACTGCAGCGCGTTCGTTCTCGGACCCGACGGTCGCCTGCAGCGCAGCAACGACGACGGCGAGCCGTCCGGGACGGCGGGTGCACCGATCCTCGCCGCCCTGCGCGGCGCCGACCTGAGCGACGTCGTCGCCGTGGTCACCCGGTGGTTCGGCGGCACCCTGCTCGGGACCGGCGGCCTCACCAGGGCGTATGCCGGGGCGGTCGACACGGCGTTGCAGGACGCGCGGGTCGTGACCCGCGAGCTCCGGGAGCAGGTGGACCTACCCGTCCCGCACACCGACGCCGGACGCGTCGAGTCCGAGCTGCGGGCCCGCGGCGTGACCGTCGTCGGCACCGACTACACCGACGTCGCGACGCTGCATCTGAGCACTACCGACCCGGACGGCCTGGACGCCCACATCGCGGCGCTGACCGGCGGCACGGCGCACGGCATACGGAACGGTCCCCGCTGGGCGGACGCGGACGGTTAG
- a CDS encoding FKBP-type peptidyl-prolyl cis-trans isomerase codes for MRRIPFRLLAAGTLPVLFLAGCGSSTSNGSGSTSKAATKSASTSASASSSTSLPPYTVAAKDVSPMSDIQVTTASGKSPAIKLGKKPFQVNKTTVQVKTQGTGAAVKSDELASVSYVAVDGRTGKTLADTFANSAGPMYLKDPTQLPGLVKAVSGKKAGTIETIAIPPDEAFGSSGNSDLGVTRKDTIVLYLKINGSSPNIAHGTTVAPTKGMPTVKWNGILKPATITMPNTAAPKKLQSANLINGTGATVKKGQTLTALYTGVIWKNGKAGKVFDSTGNPGRYGVPASFVIGEGQVIKGWDKALVGKKVGDRVEIVVPPAQGYGSKGSSDGSIKGTDTIVFVVDIVAVS; via the coding sequence GTGCGCCGAATCCCGTTCCGCCTGCTCGCGGCAGGCACCCTTCCCGTGCTCTTCCTCGCAGGGTGTGGCAGCAGCACCTCCAACGGCAGCGGTAGTACGTCGAAGGCCGCGACCAAGTCCGCCTCGACGTCGGCGAGTGCGTCGAGTTCGACGTCGCTGCCGCCATACACCGTCGCCGCCAAGGACGTGTCGCCGATGAGCGACATCCAGGTGACCACCGCCAGCGGCAAGAGCCCGGCGATCAAGCTCGGCAAGAAGCCGTTCCAGGTCAACAAGACGACGGTCCAGGTCAAGACGCAGGGCACCGGTGCCGCGGTCAAGTCCGACGAACTCGCGTCGGTCAGCTACGTCGCGGTGGACGGCCGGACCGGCAAGACGCTGGCCGACACCTTCGCCAACAGCGCCGGGCCGATGTACCTGAAGGACCCGACCCAGCTGCCCGGACTGGTCAAGGCGGTGTCGGGCAAGAAGGCCGGCACGATCGAGACCATCGCCATCCCGCCGGACGAGGCGTTCGGCTCCTCCGGCAACTCCGACCTCGGGGTCACCCGCAAGGACACGATCGTCCTCTACCTGAAGATCAACGGTTCGAGCCCGAACATCGCCCACGGCACCACGGTCGCGCCGACGAAGGGCATGCCGACCGTGAAGTGGAACGGCATCCTGAAGCCGGCCACGATCACCATGCCGAACACGGCCGCGCCGAAGAAGCTGCAGTCCGCCAACCTGATCAACGGCACCGGCGCCACGGTGAAGAAGGGCCAGACGCTGACCGCGCTCTACACCGGCGTGATCTGGAAGAACGGCAAGGCCGGGAAGGTCTTCGACTCCACCGGCAACCCGGGCCGGTACGGCGTCCCCGCCAGCTTCGTCATCGGTGAGGGCCAGGTCATCAAGGGCTGGGACAAGGCGCTGGTCGGCAAGAAGGTCGGTGACCGCGTCGAGATCGTCGTACCGCCCGCCCAGGGCTACGGCAGCAAGGGCAGCTCGGACGGCTCGATCAAGGGCACCGACACGATCGTCTTCGTCGTCGACATCGTCGCCGTCAGCTGA
- a CDS encoding cation diffusion facilitator family transporter — protein MEPRHVDTFDVGIDSGEGGGESTLTVLIAMCANLLVAIAKTIAAVITASASLVAEAAHSWADTGNEVFLIIADKRSRKAADRQHPLGYGREAYVWSLFAALGLFVAGAAVSIWHGIQELIHPEAASDFLVGYIVLALSFVLEGVSFLQSVRQASAEAEHYDRELLEHVLRTSDPTLRAVFAEDAAALIGLVIAGAGLGLHQITGSPAPDSIGSILVGLVLGVVAVVLIRRNIGFLVGEEVSFEVRAAALRALLAQPEVARVTYLRLEFVGPRKVYLVGDVDLTGDRAEHVVAERLRALEAKISASPAVAGTVLSLSSSDEESLTPDDPHPTVPR, from the coding sequence ATGGAGCCTCGTCACGTAGACACGTTCGACGTCGGCATCGACTCCGGGGAGGGCGGGGGAGAGAGCACTCTCACCGTCCTCATCGCGATGTGCGCCAACCTGCTGGTGGCCATCGCCAAGACGATCGCGGCGGTCATCACCGCGTCCGCGTCCCTGGTCGCGGAGGCCGCCCACTCGTGGGCGGACACCGGCAACGAGGTGTTCCTCATCATCGCCGACAAACGCTCCCGCAAGGCCGCCGACCGGCAGCACCCGCTCGGCTACGGGCGGGAGGCGTACGTCTGGTCGCTGTTCGCCGCGCTCGGACTGTTCGTCGCCGGAGCGGCGGTGTCGATCTGGCACGGCATCCAGGAGCTGATCCACCCGGAGGCCGCGAGCGACTTCCTGGTCGGTTACATCGTGCTGGCCCTCTCGTTCGTGCTGGAGGGCGTGTCGTTCCTGCAGTCGGTGCGGCAGGCCAGCGCCGAGGCCGAGCACTACGACCGCGAGCTGCTCGAGCACGTGCTGCGCACCTCCGACCCGACGCTGCGCGCGGTGTTCGCCGAGGACGCCGCCGCACTGATCGGCCTGGTCATCGCGGGCGCCGGGCTGGGGTTGCACCAGATCACCGGGTCGCCCGCCCCGGACTCGATCGGTTCGATCCTGGTCGGCCTCGTGCTGGGGGTCGTGGCGGTCGTGCTGATCCGCCGCAACATCGGCTTCCTGGTCGGCGAGGAGGTGTCCTTCGAGGTGCGCGCGGCCGCGTTGCGGGCGCTGCTGGCGCAGCCGGAGGTCGCCCGGGTCACCTACCTGCGGCTGGAGTTCGTCGGCCCGCGCAAGGTCTACCTGGTGGGCGACGTGGATCTGACCGGCGATCGGGCCGAGCACGTGGTCGCGGAGCGGTTGCGTGCCCTCGAGGCGAAGATCTCGGCCAGCCCTGCCGTCGCGGGCACCGTGCTGAGCCTGTCCAGCTCGGACGAGGAGTCGCTGACCCCCGATGACCCGCACCCCACCGTTCCCCGGTGA
- a CDS encoding NAD-dependent epimerase/dehydratase family protein: MRLLVLGGTGWLGGEIVRAALGRGHEVICMARGSRPVPEGAELVAADRDDSQSYSALTGEFAAAFDVTSDPQHARGAVTALRQRVDRWALVSTCSVYAQDDIPAQDETAPLLPAWDGPFDLEKYGEGNVACEQAVLAAYNDNALIARPGLITGPGDRSDRTGYWPLRFAHPATADGAVLVPDSPGATVQLIDVRDLAQWLVESVEHGTSGVYNATTEHRSLADYLAIARQVAGHTGELVAVGQDWIAAHGIAPWAGERSFPLWLPQPEYAGFAARSPAAARSAGLRTRPLEDSVRDTLAWELQAGPGRARRAGLSPADEAALIGDAITAPTGHKTY; the protein is encoded by the coding sequence ATGCGACTCCTGGTGCTCGGTGGGACAGGCTGGCTCGGCGGCGAGATCGTGCGTGCGGCACTGGGCCGCGGCCACGAAGTGATCTGTATGGCGCGCGGGTCGCGGCCGGTGCCGGAGGGAGCCGAGCTCGTTGCGGCCGATCGCGATGATTCACAATCGTATTCAGCGCTGACCGGCGAGTTCGCCGCGGCGTTCGACGTGACGAGCGATCCGCAGCACGCGCGCGGCGCCGTGACCGCGCTCCGTCAGCGCGTTGACCGGTGGGCGCTGGTGTCGACGTGTTCGGTCTACGCCCAGGACGACATACCGGCCCAGGACGAGACTGCCCCGCTGCTGCCGGCGTGGGACGGGCCCTTCGACCTCGAGAAGTACGGCGAGGGCAACGTCGCGTGCGAGCAGGCCGTGCTGGCGGCATACAACGACAACGCGCTGATCGCCCGACCCGGCCTGATCACCGGACCCGGTGATCGCAGTGACCGGACGGGCTACTGGCCGTTGCGATTCGCGCACCCGGCCACCGCCGACGGTGCCGTGCTGGTGCCCGACTCCCCCGGCGCAACGGTCCAGCTCATCGACGTCCGCGACCTGGCGCAGTGGCTGGTCGAGTCGGTCGAACACGGCACGTCTGGTGTGTACAACGCGACGACCGAACACCGGTCCCTGGCGGACTATCTCGCGATCGCCCGGCAGGTCGCCGGCCACACCGGCGAGCTGGTTGCGGTCGGTCAGGACTGGATCGCCGCGCACGGCATCGCGCCGTGGGCGGGCGAGCGCAGCTTCCCGTTGTGGCTGCCGCAGCCGGAGTATGCCGGTTTCGCCGCCCGCTCTCCGGCGGCCGCACGCTCGGCGGGGTTGCGGACCCGCCCACTGGAGGACTCCGTCCGCGACACGCTGGCGTGGGAGCTACAGGCCGGGCCCGGCCGCGCCCGCCGTGCCGGTCTCTCCCCCGCCGACGAGGCGGCCCTCATCGGCGACGCCATCACCGCACCGACAGGACACAAAACGTACTGA